The DNA sequence CTCTTCTGCCTCTTGGTCCTTCTTCGTCCCCTGTTGCAGCTGCACCACCTTCTCCGTCTCCGACTGCATCGTTCGTCGCCTCGGAGGTGTTGCTCCCTACTTTCTTACGTCGCTTAAACGTATACGTCGAGAACAGTTCACTGATTTCATGTCGATACACTGCAGACGCCGCCTTCCTCTGCACATTCTCCTCCTCCTGATACCGGTGGCACGGCGACGCCTTCTCCTACAGAGGTTTTTAGGCCTTCTCATGCTGTTTCTTTGTCTACCACTCAGAGATTAAGTGTTTGATCTCTTGTTTTGATTCGGACAGCCTGTGAACAACACCATCAACGAAGCTGTCACCATCAATCCGCCTTCTTCTCCAAGTGAGATTTCTAATGCTGCAGAAGTTAAGGTGCCGACTTCCTTGCGAGAGGTACACGTTTAAGCTTACTCTTCCTCGATTCGTGACCAGGTAACAGTGTTCTTCCATTGGCTTCATAGGTGCCCTGTTTTGCTATTGCAGACGGATCTGCAGCTCATACAAGCCAAGAGAGAGATTGCTGATGCACCAATGATTTCGAATGACTCAGATCTTTATCCTCCATTGTTCCTCAACTTTTCAGTCTTCAAGAGGTAAGGACGAAGGAAGCGTGTTGAACCGAACGGAAATCCCCTTCTCTAATCCAAAAGTCCCAAGAAATCTAAGCTTCAAATGCTTGCAGGAGCTACGAGCTGATGGAGAGAATTCTGAAGGTGTACGTCTACGAGGATGGAAACCGACCCCTTTGCCACACACCCGTGCTCGGCGGCATTTACGCCTCCGAAGGATGGTTCATGAAGCTGATGCAGGAAAACCAGCAGTTCGTGGTGAACGACCCCGAGAAGGCCCACCTGTTCTACCTCCCATATAGCTCGCTCCAGCTTAGAACTCATCTTTACGTCCCCAACTCGCATAGTTTGCAGCCCATATCCATCTTTCTCAGGGACTACGTGAACTCGATCTCTGCTAAGTATCCATTCTGGAACAGGACGAAAGGGGCAGATCATTTCCTCGTTGCCTGCCATGACTGGGTAAGcggtctccctctctctctctccctctctgctTATGATCATCTCGTATTCCTCCTAGTGCAGGCACCTTACACAACAAAGCTTCACAACGAGTTGCGACAGAACACGATCAAAGCAGTGTGCAACGCAGATGCTTCCGAGGGGATCTTCGTCCCCGGAAGAGACGTCTCCCTTCCTGAGACGCACATCAGAACGCCCAAAAGGCCAGACAGCGACATTGGAGGAAGACCTGCGTCCGAGAGGGCTATTCTGGCGTTCTTCGCAGGACAAATGCACGGCCGCGTCAGACCGATCCTGGTCGGACAATGGCGGGGGAGAGACAAGGACATGAGGATATACGAAGCTCTGCCGGCGGACATCGCAAGAAAGATGTCGTACGCCGAACACATGAGGTCGAGCAAGTACTGCGTCTGCCCCATGGGGTACGAGGTGAACAGCCCGAGGATCGTGGAGGCCATCCATTACGAGTGCGTGCCGGTGATCATAGCCGACAACTTCGTGCTGCCGTTCCAGGAGGTGCTCGACTGGAGCGCGTTCTCCGTGGTGGTGGCGGAGAAGGACATACCGAGGTTGAAGGAGATACTGCTAGGAATCGGTGAAGAGCGGTACATGACGATGCAGATGAACGTGAAGAGGTTGCAGAAGCATTTTGTGTGGCATGGGAGGCCGAGAAAGTACGATCTGTTTCACATGATACTGCACTCCATTTGGTATAATAGACTGAACCAAATCCCCGTCCAATAACATTACATACCATTCGTTTCATCCTTAAATATAGTTACTGTAATATATGTTACAATTCattgaatttttttgtttttttgttttccaaAACTTACTCTATTTTCACATTGTAAACAATCCTAATTGTATCAGCTTTTATACAACTCATGTTTCTTATGCTAATTGTATCTAACGATCCAATAAATATATTGGGCGAATCATATCCATCAACTGATAAACTGATACATATCGTCCGAGATGATACATCATCTTTTCACATAAGTTTATAGAGTTATTACAACCAAATATCATCTTGACATATAAGACCAAGATGATACATCATCTTGACATCTCACTTACCAAATATCAAGATCCTAGACATCTTGTAGTAGAATCAGCAGATTCATCTAAAAATTTTACTAGCTTTTGCACCTACAGTGATACCAATCACGGTTCTACAAGGGGCGTTAAGTCAAACTTGAACCATATGGGTTGGTCCTAATCGCGGGGCGCTATGTGTTCGCGCCGCAAGGGGCGTTAAGTCAAACTTGAACCATATGGGTTGGTCCGTAACCAAAACCGAAATCCGACATTGGGGTAAAAATCATCAGATTCATCTGAACGTAAACAAATGGCTTCACTGTTCCCTGCTTCAATGAATTAATAAGCCTCGATTCATCAAATCAACTTTCTTGAAGCAGAGTGGGGACCTATTTGTTTATGTTCGTCCAAAGTTTGATGCCAAAGCATGccaacatgtgaataaataatccCTGTTTTGGAACAGAAGAGTAAACAAAGCCAAGATACTGGGGAAGGTAGGGAGGAGAGCACAAGCAAAACTCCTGTTCCTAACCCTATAATGTGACTATCATCAACTCATGTTTTAAAGCTTCTTAGTAACCTACTTTTTCTGGGAAGTAAACAAGCTATTTTTCACTGGAGAAAAGCCTCTCGGGAAGTCCAAACCAGTTGCGTATCATGATGATttaccaaaagaaaaaggaagcaaagTGTTTTTTGTTGAAGTTTTACTGCAGAGTATCCCAAATTCTGAAAATCCATGAAATGTTCTATAAAAGTGAGATAACGACGGATGAACCGATTGAAATAATTTATGATGGAtgaatcaatctcatttatgAGGGAAAAACTAGAAAAAACTATACTAATTTAGAACAAATTACACTAATCATAAACCGAGTAGTTGCACTCAGTAAACATCACTGGTTCATTCATTGCGGGCCGGTTCAACCTGTTCAGACTATTATGGACCGAACATGTCTCAGTTGTTAGGAGtgtttctaaaatttttagaatTAAGGACATTCTGCAGTAAATTTTAAATGAGGGACGTTCTATGGTAAAAACTCAAAGTTGGGTCTTCTTCTAAATAAATTGGCCACGAAATTTCATAGAAAAGATTCTTTGATGTAGTTTACTCTTTTTTCGAAGTTTAGACACACTGGAAAAGCCACAAGACTGTGGTGCTTGTGTCAGCTTTCCAGTCCTTTCATTCCTTTGTTCTTTGGCTGAGATGGACAGAGATGCCTTCTGAGCACATTTCTTTGACATATATGCTGCAACCATCTCTTGTCTCTTTGCTTCACTGTCAGCTGGTGCACTAGAAAACAGGGTGTTCTTTAATGGGATGTGTGAAATCCAGGAGAACCATCCTTTTCTTGAGCACATCAACTCATCCTTACGTCACTGACGAATCTTGTGAGGTCCTGCAACCCTAACCCAATACTGAGCTTCAAACCAGCATGAAGGATCATTAATGATCAATCGCCCACCATCCTCAGATCTCAACAAATATTCTCTCCATTGATACTCAACCTTTGCCAACTTATAAACAAAGTAAAAGAGATGGATTGATTAAGTGGTCTTGAGACAAGGATAGAATCTGAGCAGTGTCAACAACCTACATATTTCAGCCTCCAAAATGAGGAGGTTATTCATCCTCAGACAACACAATGACAAAGTCAGAGTTTATACTGAGTCCTCAACTAATAAAGATCTATGTAAATGTAACAAGACAAGTATCCATTGTAGTCTTCAAGATGCAGATATCATTTACTAATCAAAgttaaagaagaaagaagatacaAAATAATGAGCAGCAGATATCAAAATCGCAAATTTTATTTTGTTCCTCTAAATAGAG is a window from the Musa acuminata AAA Group cultivar baxijiao chromosome BXJ2-1, Cavendish_Baxijiao_AAA, whole genome shotgun sequence genome containing:
- the LOC103987889 gene encoding probable glycosyltransferase At5g03795, whose amino-acid sequence is MDVIGIEKAVSSRLGCSGGLAGGGWRTLVLLVVAIVTSAAALFASFSSSTGRVSIWFSVPFPVLSFYGDVGSNSSTSWPTLPLSHAPPPLARPLLPLGPSSSPVAAAPPSPSPTASFVASETPPSSAHSPPPDTGGTATPSPTEPVNNTINEAVTINPPSSPSEISNAAEVKVPTSLRETDLQLIQAKREIADAPMISNDSDLYPPLFLNFSVFKRSYELMERILKVYVYEDGNRPLCHTPVLGGIYASEGWFMKLMQENQQFVVNDPEKAHLFYLPYSSLQLRTHLYVPNSHSLQPISIFLRDYVNSISAKYPFWNRTKGADHFLVACHDWAPYTTKLHNELRQNTIKAVCNADASEGIFVPGRDVSLPETHIRTPKRPDSDIGGRPASERAILAFFAGQMHGRVRPILVGQWRGRDKDMRIYEALPADIARKMSYAEHMRSSKYCVCPMGYEVNSPRIVEAIHYECVPVIIADNFVLPFQEVLDWSAFSVVVAEKDIPRLKEILLGIGEERYMTMQMNVKRLQKHFVWHGRPRKYDLFHMILHSIWYNRLNQIPVQ